The Nocardia sp. BMG51109 nucleotide sequence CGAACCGGCGAAGCACTCGCACATCCTCGATGCTGTGCGGGGAGACCGCGATGAGCACGCCGGGCTGCCGACATGGTCCGGGCGGACCGCGAGCCCGTAACGATCTACCACGCGCCACCCGGTCCTCGGTCGAGCGCCGGTAGCCGATGCGCAGCCGGCGCAGGTCATGGACCAACGCGGCGGGCGAGACCCGGAGGACCGAGGCCGGGTGCCGATCGGCAATGCCCCACTGACCAGCCCGCCCGGGACAGTGCCGTGTCGAGCGCGGTGCCTGCCAGGCCCGGTCGGTACGCTCGCGCGTGACCTGGAAGGAGCGTTCATGAGCGCCGTCGTGGATCGATCGGCAGATATCGCTTTTCCCTTGCCGCGGTGCCCGGACGAGAGCCGGGCGTTTCACGAACAGTGGCCGGTGCGCCTCGGCGACACCGATGCCGACCAGCGGCTGCGGCTCGACGCCGTGGCGCGGTATCTCCAGGACATCGGATACGACCATCTGAAGGTGGTCGAGGAGGGCGATCTGCACCCGGGGTGGATCGTCCGCCGCACCGTCATCGACGTCCTGCGTCCGATCGAATTCGGCGACCAGGTGCATCTGCGGCGGTGGCCGGCCGCGTTGTCGAACCGCTGGTGCACTATGCGCATCCAGGTGCGCAGCGAGCAGGGCGGCCTGATCGAGACCGAGATGTTCCTGATCCACGTCGACATCGAGGCCGGAACCCCGGCGCGGATGAGCGACCGCTTCATGGCCCCGATGCTGGCGGCGACCACCGAGCACCGGCTGCGCTGGCGGGCCGCGCTGCGGGAACACACCGATGTCACCGCGGAACCGTGGCCGTTTCCCTTGCGCGTCACCGATATCGACCACTACGGGCACGTGAACAACGCCGTGCACTGGGAGGCCGTGGAGGAGGCCCTCGCGCGGTTCCCGGGCGCACAAGCATTGCCCTACCGTGTGGTCCTCGAGCACGCCGGGCCCGTCATGGCCGGTGACGACGTACTCGTCCGGGCCTGGCAGGGCGAGACCGCTCTACACGTGCAACTCGAGGTCGACGGCGGCGCCCGCACATTGGCACGGATCGAGCCGCTGGCCCCCGTGCCGGTCTGAGACCCTCGCCCCGGGGAAATTCGGTTGGCACGCGCCGGCGCCGATGTGACGATCGGAATCGCCATGACGACGACAGCGATTGTGATCGGCGCGGGCCAATCGGGCATCGCGGCCGCATTCGCCCTGCGCGACAACGGGTTCCGCCCCCTCGTTCTCGAAGCCGGTTCCGATACCGCCGGATCGTGGCCGCACTACTACGACAGCCTGAGGCTGTTCACGCCCGCTCATTTCAACGCACTGCCCGGCCGGCCGTTCCCCGGCGACCCGGACCGATATCCGACCCGCGACGAGGTCGCCGCCTACCTGCGGACCTGTGCGGCCGACCTCGGCGACGCCGTCCGAACCGGGCACGGGGTGACTTCCGTGGTCCGGGACGGCTCCGGCTACCGCCTCCGCACCGTCGACGGCGCAGAATTCGTTGCGCCGGTGGTAGTTTCGGCTACCGGCAGTTTCGCCAATCCGCATCGTCCGCACATCCCCGGACTCGCCCGCTACACCGGGCGGGTCATGCACGCCGCCGACTACCGGACACCCGCACAATTGGCCGGACAGCGCGTCGTAGTAGTCGGGTCCGGCAACTCCGCCGTGCAGATCGCCGTCGAACTCGCCGCCGTCGCCGACGTGATCCTGGCCTGCCGCACCCCGATTCGGTACGCGAGCACCGAGCCGATTCCCGCACGCTCCCGTTTCTGGTCCCTGCTGGCGTCGGCGGCGCGGTTGCCCGTCGGGCCGCTGTTCGGCACCGGCACGATCCCCGTGATCGACACCGACGGCTACCGGAACGCGCTGCGCGCCGGACGCCCCGAGGTCCGCGACATGCCCACCGCAGCGGCCGGCACGGTGCTGTGCTGGCCCGACGACCGCCGGGACCACGTGGACACCGTCGTCCTCGCCACCGGATACCGCCCCGCCCTGCCTCACCTGCGCGCCGTGATCACCCTCGACCGCAACGGATTCCCGCGCCACCGGCACGGACTCTCGTCCACCCATCCCGGTCTCGCCTTCGTCGGGCTCGAATACCAGCACACCATCCTGTCGGCCACCCTGCACGGCGTCGGCCGCGACAGCCGTCACGTGGCCCGCCGCCTCGCTCGCCGATACCGTTGAGCCGGAGCACCGGTGACGGCAACCGTCCGCGGACAGGAGTTCGGTAGGGATCGACCGACCGCGTCGGGCACAGCGACCTACTCGGCGGCCCGGAGCAGCGGCCGCTCCCCTGGCTCCGAACGCTTCGCCCGCAGGGTTCGATCGTGTTCACCTGCGGCACCGGCACGGCCCAGGCCGGACCGCTCGGTCGGCCCTCCCGGGGAATGAGAACCCGAGCGGCATCGCTTACGATTCGCGCGCGTGTGATGTGGGCGAGCGGCCCACCGGTTGTTCCGGAGGCTAGAACGATGGTGTTGTGGACGTGGCGGAGCCTGCCGTGGAGTCGCAACCCGCTGATACGGCCGTCCGATCGGGTGCTCGCGGCGATCGCGATGGTCGCGGTGGTGTGTTGCGTGGCCGCGGTGCCGATCGCGGTCGTGGCCGGATCCGCGCGCTACGACGCCGCGGCGCGGCGGTTGCGGACCGAGGAGGCGGCCCGGTCGGTGGTGACGGCGACGGTGGCCGCCGATGCCCGCTACGTCCGCACCGCCCGGCGGGCCGAGGCGGCGGTTCGATGGCGATGGGACGGGCAGGTCCGGAGCACCGCGGCGCGGGTTCCGGCCGCCGCGGTCCGCGGGGACCGGCTCGAGATCTGGGTCGACGACGACGGCGCGCTGACCGACTCGCCGCCCTCGTCCGGCATCGCCGCCTGGCTGGGTATCGGCAGCGCGCTGGCCATCCTGGTGACGGTCTTCCTCGGCGCGGCCGCACTGGTGGAATCGGCGCGGTGGATCGCGTCGCGACGCCGAGATGCCCAGTGGGACATCGCATGGCGGCACATCGCCGAATCCGGCCACGACGAGTGACCTCGTGACACGGGCCGCACAGCGGGAACGGGTGGTCGTGACAGGCACCGACGTTCCGACAAAACTCCGGTCCTGATCGGCGCCCGGGAACCCGGTAGCCGCCCACGCTCCGATATCGGAACCTGGTGGTAGACGATCGGATTCAGCACGGAGGAAGCATCCGGCACGACGTGGTTGTTCGCGGTACCGCCCGCGCCGAGAGCGGCGGCGCGCCGGTACCAGCAGCCGAGCGCTGCGTATTCCGTCGCGGCGGCCCGGATGCCGGTGTCGCCCGGTGGTCCGTATTGAAGCTTTCCCCACTGTCACAGGGCAAGAATGCGCCGAACCCTCAACCGAGTCTTCAACGATAGCGTCGAAGGTATGACAGCTGCCGGCGACAATCCGACGATCGACCTCGACACGGCCGAGCTGCGCGCGATCGCGGCCTACGCCGTGGCCTGTGCCGGGCCCGCCTTGATCGTCT carries:
- a CDS encoding NAD(P)/FAD-dependent oxidoreductase, which codes for MTTTAIVIGAGQSGIAAAFALRDNGFRPLVLEAGSDTAGSWPHYYDSLRLFTPAHFNALPGRPFPGDPDRYPTRDEVAAYLRTCAADLGDAVRTGHGVTSVVRDGSGYRLRTVDGAEFVAPVVVSATGSFANPHRPHIPGLARYTGRVMHAADYRTPAQLAGQRVVVVGSGNSAVQIAVELAAVADVILACRTPIRYASTEPIPARSRFWSLLASAARLPVGPLFGTGTIPVIDTDGYRNALRAGRPEVRDMPTAAAGTVLCWPDDRRDHVDTVVLATGYRPALPHLRAVITLDRNGFPRHRHGLSSTHPGLAFVGLEYQHTILSATLHGVGRDSRHVARRLARRYR
- a CDS encoding acyl-[acyl-carrier-protein] thioesterase, yielding MSAVVDRSADIAFPLPRCPDESRAFHEQWPVRLGDTDADQRLRLDAVARYLQDIGYDHLKVVEEGDLHPGWIVRRTVIDVLRPIEFGDQVHLRRWPAALSNRWCTMRIQVRSEQGGLIETEMFLIHVDIEAGTPARMSDRFMAPMLAATTEHRLRWRAALREHTDVTAEPWPFPLRVTDIDHYGHVNNAVHWEAVEEALARFPGAQALPYRVVLEHAGPVMAGDDVLVRAWQGETALHVQLEVDGGARTLARIEPLAPVPV